A region from the Malus domestica chromosome 07, GDT2T_hap1 genome encodes:
- the LOC139197758 gene encoding uncharacterized protein, whose amino-acid sequence MAGSGEGELRASIFNGENFDLWQIKMKTIFRSHELWNLVEKDFDTLMKKEEEHTEAKKKMLQEIVVKDARALGIIQGAVSDQIFPRNTTQESAKAPWDILKQEFVGDKQVRFVKLQGLRRDFMYTRMNEDESLSVYIAKLFDLINQMRSYGEDLNAQDVVAILKGYEQRLDRHGESNIERAFASLNIAFKPNRFNGQANNGKYQKNFNSKENSGVIRLIGAIRLSRVIRLLL is encoded by the exons ATGGCTGGATCTGGAGAAGGAGAACTCAGAGCGTCAATTTTCAATGGTGAgaattttgatttatggcaaATCAAAATGAAAACTATTTTCCGTTCACATGAATTGTGGAATCTGGTTGAAAaggattttgatactttgatgaagaaagaggaggagcaCACAGAGGCGAAGAAGAAGATGTTGCAAGAAATTGTAGTCAAGGATGCTAGAGCACTTGGAATCATTCAAGGTGCTGTTTCAGATCAAATTTTTCCGAGGAACACAACTCAAGAAAGTGCAAAGGCTCCGTGGGACATTCTGAAACAAGAATTTGTTGGCGATAAGCAAGTAAGATTTGTGAAACTTCAAGGTCTTAGGCGAGATTTTATGTATACTCGTATGAATGAAGATGAATCACTCTCTGTGTATATTGCTAAATTGTTTGATCTGATTAACCAAATGAGAAGCTATGGTGAAGATCTGA ATGCTCAAGATGTGGTTGCTATTCTAAAAGGTTATGAGCAAAGACTTGATAGGCATGGAGAGAGTAACATAGAGAGGGCATTTGCTAGCTTGAACATTGCATTTAAACCAAACAGGTTTAATGGTCAAGCTAACAATGGCAAATATCAGAAGAATTTTAATTCAAAGGAAAACAGTGGAGTAATAAGGCTGATTGGAGCAATAAGGTTGAGTAGAGTAATAAGGTTGTTGCTGTGA
- the LOC139197757 gene encoding uncharacterized protein produces MEHTVQESDPGSRHEGKGKERAGSVPWKDLRVATRPKDFGDINNCLAGRRFAFDELGEPLAKDESDCDRMLKLSSYVMAEYHDRLQEVERYKAKLKENKQLVDEARRNKGLLTQALQLNDETMESLKRRNGENLRLKKLFEATKKQLEVATLEVSKVRGELDGALVEISELEKSIPTEREAAVQEYLSSSTFHLAIKPHCAQEARFEKRKWMAVLDRYDDGSILRKYHEDIDEHHRKGETFVLAVDPSSEDESDNEGSADAQTQHGEEGLGDAEDDGRTRSDTARGSASDENE; encoded by the exons ATGGAGCACACTGTCCAGGAAAGTGATCCTGGTTCCCGCCATGaggggaaaggcaaggaaagagctggcagtgtcccgtggaaagacttgagggttgccacgcggccaaaggattttggggatatcaacaattgcttggcagggcgtcgattcgccttcgatgagctcggagagcccttagctaaggatgaatcggattgcgaccggatgttgaagctgtcttcatat gtcatggccgagtatcacgacagactgcaagaggttgagcggtacaaggcaaaactgaaggagaataagcagcttgtggacgaggcccgaaggaataagggacttttgactcaggctctccaactgaatgacgaaaccatggagagcttgaaaaggcgaaatggtgagaacctaaggcttaagaaattgtttgaggcaactaaaaaacagttggaggtggctaccttggaagtatccaaggttaggggagaattggatggtgccttagttgagatttctgaactggagaagagcattccaactgaaagggaggctgctgtgcaagaatacttaagttcttcgacctttcatcttgctattaaaccccactgtgctcaagaagctcgctttgaaaaaaggaaatggatggccgtccttgatcgttatgatgatgggagcattcttcgaaaataccacgaagatatagatgagcatcatcgaaagggcgagacatttgtccttgctgttgatcctagcagcgaagatgagtctgataatgaaggtagtgctgatgcacagactcagcatggtgaagagggtcttggggatgcagaggatgatggtaggacgcggagtgatactgccaggggttcggcttcagatgagaatgaatag
- the LOC114824540 gene encoding uncharacterized protein, producing the protein MAEDTQQWAVEQPQSRSAFEMSTGSPYVTAQIEKMEKRLDAKFDMLLQRMPGSQVAVQQPLQAACNICNMITPDFMSCPHKDVSPDFTAEQVNSFNNFQRPRYDPYSNFYNPGWRDHPNLRWDKEQHTRPQFQQQVQQPAAPKAAWEVAIEKLANTTTQEIQNLHAAVKNIEKQMGQIALQVSERAPGTFPSQTVPNPRGREECNAIRTLRSGKSYNNKHENSVGNSQAAELSQTKSVIFADSEISADSGQSQDRSENTAEASTKTAERVYEPPMPYPERLRPKAKDQQLTDFMKTLAKVQINLPLIDAIKNIPSYAKFLKDVCTKKKKLVDFEKVILTEQCSAVLLHKLPPKKKDPGSFTISCTIGNYDFSSALIDLGASVNLMPYSVFKRLGEGELKPTSSIIQLADRSITHPRGVIEDVIVKVDNLYLPADFMVLDMDEDLTTPIILGRPFLATARTLIDVEAGTLTFRVEDQTVVFKLFEASIHSGDKQECMRVDALDGLPSAKFMNRSSTDHLSIKPPNLTRDCSSPKPQQQRVIHEDQPIDTMKKHENLPCSPNFKKIQPGKKVWLLSSDFKSFPGKQESRWKGPFLVTKVFQNGNVDIKAKGTDFSLKHSVDVVDVNVRLAAGCRIPA; encoded by the exons atggcagAAGATACTCAGCAGTGGGCAGTGGAGCAGCCACAATCTAGGTCAGCTTTTGAGATGTCTACTGGTTCTCCATATGTTAcagcacaaattgaaaaaatggagaaaaggcttgacgcaaaatttgacatgttattaCAAAGAATGCCAGGTTCTCAAGTTGCTGTACAGCAGCCCTTACAAGCTGCCTGCAACATTTGCAACATGATAACTCCCGATTTTATGAGCTGCCCACATAAAgatgtttcaccagattttacaGCAGAGCAGGTTAATTCATTTAACAATTTCCAGCGTCCTCGATATGACCCGTATTCTAATTTCTACAacccaggttggagagatcatcctaatTTAAGGTGGGACAAGGAACAGCACACTAGGCCTCAATTTCAACAGCAGGTACAGCAACCTGCTGCACCTAAGGCTGCTTGGGAagttgcaattgaaaaattggcaaatactaccactcaagaaattcaaaatctacATGCAGCAGTGAAAAACATCGAAAAACAGATGGGGCAGATTGCTTTACAGGTTTCAGAAAGAGCTCCGGGTACATTTCCTAGTCAAACAGTACCTAATCCAAGAGGACGAGAAGAATGCAATGCTATACGGACTCTACGGTCTGGCAAAAGTTACAACaacaaacatgaaaattctgTTGGGAATTCACAGGCAGCAGAACTATCCCAAACTAAATCTGTAATTTTTGCAGATTCTGAAATTTCTGCAGATTCTGGGCAGTCCCAAGACAGATCCGAAAATACTGCAGAAGCTTCCACAAAAACTGCAGAGCGTGTTTACGAGCCCCCTATGCCATATCCAGAAAGGTTGAGACCTAAAGCTAAAGATCAACAGTTAACagattttatgaaaactttggcTAAAGTTCAAATTAATCTGCCGCTAATTGATGCCATCAAGAACATTCCGtcttatgccaagtttttgaaggatgtttgcacaaagaaaaagaagcttgttgattttgagaaagtgaTTCTTACAGAACAATGCAGTGCGGTCTTATTACATAAATTGCCTCCAAAGAAAaaagatccagggagttttacTATCTCTTGCACCATTGGAAATTATGATTTTAGtagtgctttaattgatttaggtgctagtGTAAACTtaatgccatattctgttttcaAACGTTTAGGTGAAGGGGAGCTGAAGCCAACCTCCAGTATTATTCAATTGGCTGACCGTTCAATTACCCACCCTAGAGgagtcattgaagatgttattgtGAAGGTTGACAATTTATATTTACCGGCTGATTTTATGGTGTTGGACATGGATGAGGATTTGACAacgcccattattttgggccgcCCATTTCTGGCAACAGCCCGGACTCTTATTGACGTTGAAGCCGGAACATTAACATTCCGGGTTGAAGATCAAACTGTTGTTTTCAAGTTGTTTGAAGCAAGCATACATTCAGGTGACAAGCAAGAATGCATGCGTGTTGATGCACTGGATGGTTTACCAAGTGCCAAGTTTATGAACAGATCATCAACTGACCATCTGTCCATAAAGCCTCCGAATTTAACTCGTGATTGTTCAAGTCCTAAACCACAGCAGCAAAGGGTGATACATGAAGACCAGCCAATTGACACTatgaaaaaacatgaaaatttgccatgcagcccaaattttaagaaaatacagcctggtaaaaaagtgtggttatTAAGTTCAGATTTCAAGTCATTTCCAGGGAAACAAGAGTCTAGATGGAAAGGCCCTTTTCTGGTTACTAAAGTTTTTCAGAATGGTAATGTGGACATTAAGGCTAAGGGCACAGATTTCTCATTGAAG CATAGTGTAGATGTGGTTGATGTGAACGTTAGGCTTGCTGCTGGGTGCAGGATTCCAGCATAG